A stretch of Candidatus Nanogingivalaceae bacterium DNA encodes these proteins:
- a CDS encoding DUF2797 domain-containing protein: MNNLFLDKQFILTRVDFDKCQNPRWKLADLKSEEILNFSPNFEEKLTIKIDLSQRFCIGWHNLETGEDFICPDKIILEKKYTQCPKCQQRTGFNPAFYNVDSSEVSSQQQIRNLQPHFVYLAYFSDEIIKVGISFSGRGIARLLEQGARAALILGEFSSANIARSYEEKISKMPDFCENVKASGKLKTLERKFDFKIAEKKLLAAREKIEQIQKVNFEKNQPLNLDKFYMKDNSFLPKEVILATDCVQSDNFLIFSGILKAQIGYILLAEQQNEIIALPLRKFIGYKIKFLPENIELELPKRQTSLFDF, from the coding sequence ATGAATAATCTATTTCTAGATAAACAATTCATTTTAACACGCGTGGATTTTGATAAATGTCAGAATCCACGCTGGAAGTTAGCAGACTTAAAATCCGAAGAAATATTAAATTTTTCACCAAATTTTGAAGAAAAACTCACCATAAAAATTGATCTTTCGCAGCGCTTCTGCATTGGCTGGCACAACTTAGAGACTGGTGAAGATTTCATCTGTCCAGATAAAATTATTCTTGAGAAAAAATATACTCAATGCCCAAAATGCCAGCAACGTACAGGCTTTAACCCTGCTTTTTATAACGTAGATTCGAGCGAGGTTTCTTCACAACAACAAATTCGAAATTTGCAACCGCATTTTGTTTATCTGGCCTATTTTTCGGACGAAATAATTAAAGTTGGCATCAGCTTTTCTGGGCGAGGTATTGCTAGATTACTTGAACAAGGCGCTCGCGCGGCGTTAATTCTGGGCGAATTTTCCAGCGCCAATATCGCTCGTAGTTATGAAGAAAAAATTTCAAAAATGCCAGATTTTTGCGAAAACGTAAAAGCAAGCGGAAAACTAAAAACGCTTGAACGAAAGTTCGATTTTAAAATAGCCGAAAAGAAACTCCTTGCTGCACGGGAAAAAATTGAACAAATTCAAAAAGTGAATTTCGAAAAAAACCAGCCGTTAAATTTAGATAAATTTTACATGAAAGATAATAGTTTTCTACCTAAAGAAGTTATTCTGGCTACAGATTGCGTTCAAAGTGACAATTTTCTAATTTTTTCAGGGATTCTAAAAGCCCAGATCGGATACATATTACTAGCCGAACAGCAAAATGAGATTATTGCTTTACCGCTTCGAAAATTTATAGGTTATAAAATTAAGTTTTTACCAGAAAATATCGAGCTAGAATTACCAAAACGACAAACGAGCTTGTTTGATTTTTAA
- the dnaX gene encoding DNA polymerase III subunit gamma/tau — MSKALYRKYRSKKLSEVVGQNHITTVLESALKQNRIAHAYLFTGPRGVGKTSIARILAHEINNLPYSEEENHPDIIEIDAASNNGVDDIRQLRDNVQIAPFSAKYRVYIIDEVHMLSKAAFNALLKTLEEPPEHAVFILATTDAHKLPATIISRTQRFVFRFISKEDVCKHLEFIAKNEKIKISKEAIEIIAERGEGSFRDSISLLDQISSISKDGEEITAKLLEETLGLASKTQINALISAFESQNANEVLEIVRGIRDSGVDLKNFASQLLNFITENVGVKPYLSQLLVPLTRAEKSNFIEMELLSIFIRPDFVPQITPVKQQILSSPKPVQAQKTTTQPKAKNETFKNPPNEKMKHEEPPKEKEVETPKTKTPQKEVEATEILLENEDLGEAREFKWGDFCNAVNEEDKGIQTILKQSGYAFENGKIKIYTGFPFKKKQLEKAKAQASIGKALKKINAGGWAIEVFETAKPANDPEIASVQDLMGGGEMVKIDE; from the coding sequence ATGAGCAAGGCATTATATAGAAAATATCGTAGTAAAAAATTAAGCGAGGTTGTAGGGCAAAACCACATCACAACCGTTCTTGAAAGTGCCCTAAAGCAAAACAGAATTGCTCACGCATATCTTTTTACAGGTCCACGCGGGGTTGGTAAAACTTCGATTGCCCGAATTTTAGCACATGAGATTAACAATCTACCATATTCAGAAGAAGAAAATCACCCAGATATTATTGAGATTGATGCCGCCAGCAATAACGGTGTTGATGATATTCGCCAGCTTCGCGACAATGTACAAATTGCACCTTTTTCTGCTAAATACCGTGTTTATATTATCGATGAAGTTCATATGCTTTCAAAAGCTGCTTTTAATGCTTTACTTAAAACACTCGAAGAACCGCCAGAACACGCTGTTTTTATCTTAGCCACAACCGATGCCCATAAATTGCCAGCCACAATTATTAGCCGAACACAACGTTTCGTTTTCCGATTTATTTCAAAGGAAGATGTTTGCAAACATCTAGAATTTATCGCTAAAAACGAAAAAATCAAAATTTCGAAAGAAGCGATTGAAATTATCGCTGAGCGTGGTGAAGGCAGTTTTCGTGATAGCATTTCTTTGCTTGATCAAATCTCAAGCATTTCGAAGGATGGTGAAGAAATTACAGCAAAACTACTTGAAGAAACCCTCGGTCTGGCATCAAAAACACAGATTAACGCCTTAATTTCAGCTTTCGAAAGTCAAAATGCGAACGAAGTTCTTGAAATTGTGCGAGGAATTCGGGATTCTGGCGTAGATTTAAAAAATTTCGCTAGCCAGCTTTTAAATTTTATTACCGAAAATGTTGGTGTAAAACCGTATCTTTCACAATTATTAGTTCCACTCACACGAGCAGAAAAATCAAACTTTATTGAAATGGAACTTCTTTCGATTTTTATTCGACCAGATTTTGTACCTCAAATTACACCAGTAAAACAACAAATTTTATCTTCACCAAAACCCGTTCAGGCGCAGAAAACAACAACTCAACCAAAAGCCAAAAACGAAACTTTCAAGAATCCGCCAAATGAAAAAATGAAGCATGAAGAGCCTCCTAAAGAAAAAGAAGTCGAAACTCCAAAAACTAAAACTCCACAAAAAGAAGTTGAAGCAACCGAAATTTTGCTTGAAAATGAAGATTTAGGTGAAGCTCGCGAATTCAAATGGGGAGATTTTTGCAACGCCGTCAATGAAGAAGATAAAGGTATTCAGACGATCTTAAAACAATCTGGCTACGCTTTCGAAAATGGTAAAATTAAAATTTATACGGGCTTTCCTTTTAAGAAAAAGCAACTCGAAAAAGCAAAAGCGCAGGCTTCAATAGGAAAAGCATTGAAAAAAATTAACGCAGGAGGCTGGGCTATTGAGGTTTTTGAAACTGCAAAACCGGCCAATGATCCAGAGATTGCGAGTGTGCAGGATTTAATGGGGGGTGGAGAAATGGTAAAAATCGATGAATAA